The following proteins are co-located in the Pseudomonas antarctica genome:
- a CDS encoding replication-associated recombination protein A has translation MDLFRSDPIAQPLAARLRSTNLDEYVGQEHLLARGKPLREALEQGALHSMIFWGPPGVGKTTLARLLAKVSDAHFETVSAVLAGVKEIRQAVEVAKQQAGQYGKRTILFVDEVHRFNKSQQDAFLPYVEDGTLIFIGATTENPSFELNNALLSRARVYVLKSLDEAAMQKLLHRALAEDKGLGKRQLSLSDEGFKILLSAADGDGRRFLNLLENASDLAEDGSEIGVDLLQSLLGDTRRRFDKGGEAFYDQISALHKSVRGSNPDGALYWFARMIDGGCDPLYLARRVVRMASEDIGNADPRALSLCLAAWEVQERLGSPEGELAVAQAITYLACAPKSNAVYMGFKSALRAAAEHGSLEVPLHLRNAPTKLMKQLGYGDEYRYAHDEPDAYAAGEDYFPDELEPQPFYQPVPRGLELKIGEKLNHLAQLDRLSPKQRRK, from the coding sequence ATGGACCTGTTTCGAAGTGACCCGATTGCTCAGCCCCTGGCCGCACGCTTGCGTTCGACCAACCTGGATGAGTACGTCGGGCAAGAACACCTGCTCGCTCGCGGCAAGCCTTTGCGCGAAGCCCTGGAGCAGGGGGCGCTGCACTCGATGATTTTCTGGGGGCCGCCGGGTGTGGGTAAAACCACCCTGGCACGGCTGCTGGCGAAAGTCTCGGACGCACACTTCGAAACGGTTTCCGCGGTACTGGCCGGGGTCAAGGAGATCCGCCAGGCGGTGGAAGTCGCCAAGCAGCAGGCCGGTCAATATGGCAAGCGCACCATCCTGTTCGTTGATGAAGTGCACCGCTTCAACAAGTCCCAGCAGGATGCGTTTTTGCCGTATGTCGAAGACGGCACGCTGATCTTTATTGGCGCGACCACCGAAAACCCTTCGTTTGAACTCAATAACGCCTTGCTCTCACGGGCGCGCGTCTATGTGCTCAAGAGCCTGGACGAAGCGGCGATGCAAAAGCTGTTGCACCGCGCCTTGGCCGAAGACAAGGGCTTGGGCAAGCGCCAGCTCAGTCTCAGTGACGAAGGCTTCAAGATTCTGCTGAGCGCCGCCGATGGCGACGGCCGCCGTTTTCTGAACCTGTTGGAGAATGCCTCCGACCTGGCCGAGGACGGCAGCGAGATCGGCGTCGATCTTCTGCAAAGTTTGCTCGGCGACACCCGCCGCCGTTTCGACAAGGGCGGCGAAGCCTTTTACGATCAGATCTCGGCGCTGCACAAGTCTGTGCGCGGTTCCAACCCCGACGGCGCGCTGTACTGGTTTGCGCGGATGATCGACGGTGGCTGCGACCCGCTTTACCTGGCGCGCCGCGTGGTGCGCATGGCCAGCGAAGACATTGGCAACGCCGACCCGCGCGCGCTGAGCCTGTGCCTGGCGGCCTGGGAGGTGCAGGAGCGCCTTGGCAGCCCGGAAGGCGAGTTGGCCGTTGCACAGGCCATTACGTATCTGGCCTGCGCGCCAAAAAGCAACGCGGTGTACATGGGCTTCAAATCAGCCCTGCGCGCTGCCGCCGAACACGGCTCGCTCGAAGTACCGCTGCACCTGCGTAACGCCCCGACCAAACTGATGAAACAGCTGGGCTACGGCGACGAATACCGTTATGCCCATGATGAGCCGGACGCCTATGCCGCCGGCGAAGATTACTTCCCCGATGAGCTTGAGCCGCAGCCGTTCTACCAGCCGGTGCCTCGTGGCCTGGAGCTGAAGATCGGTGAAAAGCTCAATCACCTCGCCCAACTCGATCGCCTCAGCCCCAAACAGCGGAGAAAGTAG